In Rutidosis leptorrhynchoides isolate AG116_Rl617_1_P2 chromosome 6, CSIRO_AGI_Rlap_v1, whole genome shotgun sequence, the DNA window gacgcaaggacgcaagcccTTATCCTTGCGCCTTGCGTTTACACGCAAAGGCGCAagccgcaaggtcgcaaggtctaaagatacttgcgccttgcgcgggcaaattctcaaaaaaaaaaaaaaaagggggttccagctcagaaaaggccaaaaaaatgggtattttggtgattGACCCTAATAAGAATCCACTTAAAAAATGGAAGCAAAAGCTTTTAGTTAAGGCTGTTTTGATTCATTTTTATGACAATTTTTATTACTCCGTATATGTATACAAGTCTTCATTAAGTATTAGCTATTAAATGCTAATATAAcataagtaaaaaaaaaagaaaaagaaaatgagtATGAAATTTAACTTGATagctgttgactttttaaaaaaaatacggaGTACCACCTAAACTACCATGTAGTTGTTCTAAATGATAaaaagagtgaaataaataaataaataaataaataaataagaaaaacgTGAACTGGGCCATAGAGATGCAACTTTTTGTCTTGTAGTAGTATATAGGGTAATTGGGCCTGATCTGAGTCCCAAACCCGATTAAGTCTCCAACCCGGTTCCAAACCCGACGGGTCCCCATTTTATTTATTAACTAGTAAAATGACTCGTAAAATCGCGGGTTTGttaaaatgaaacaatttaatgacatgttttaggtattaagtgaatgtaaatgctaaagtcattcattttaatgacccgtttgactaagatacttgtcgttgattttacaaatatatagagacatgtattttcgtatatatatgtaacataattaatttcgtaaaaagaatccatatttgaatattaataatttaataattataattattatattaaaagtaaataataataataaagttcgctcaaagttgagtatttatatttttaataataataataattattagtaataataaatgtcttttaaatttttttagaaaaataaaattacaatttgaGAGAGATTAGTATTTCCATTTATAAAAAATtttctattatttttttaattaaattaatatataattatgacatcattattataaaaattaaggggtaattatcttaataatgacatcatcattttagagctttatatgattATATAGATTATCGGGTATTCACAGTATTCGGTTCCCCCATTTATGAGTCAAAACATTCCCCCATTTACGAGTCAAAACATTAATAGTTACTTTAAAATCATATTGGTTCGGTCATACAAAAAGAGACCTGATTATTatactaattattatatatagtttctattaaaatcttataatgatgatttcattattaggttaattattttattaaaagaaaatcaaaaacaaatgaaaaaaatctaagcatggtgggtgatgtcattaatctaaataattttaaattaaaattaaatcttattagttaaaatattaataattaaatcttattaataattattttaattattaaaatttaataattttgaataattttaattaattattttgaattgagtacaagAATGTATAAAAGATTAAAAACTAAGCAGAAGGAAattaattctaaatttatattttaatttacacttttaaaacaaAATGACAACCAATGTTATCTATTATGATTGAATGTAGATTGTTTAAtacgcattttaggtgtttgatgaaatgttcagctgacgagtttcttagtcagactatgtggttctacgggtcattaaactaaatgactttagcatttacgtttacttaatacctaaaacacattattaaactgtttcgtttaaacaaacccgtgattccacgggtcatttcactagtattattattatactccGTAGTTGATTGGGTATGATACCATGTTTTCATTTTTGTTTCTATTCTAGTATTGTTTTATGAACTAAATTGTTAGTTTTTTAACGGATGTTGTTGGAGACTAACAGTTACATCATGTGGTGTTAATCTGATCAACCTCTGTTATTTTATCTTGTTTAAAATCAGGCCATTGTATGATGTAAGAATAAGAACTGCAAACTAGCTAGTTGAACTTCTGTCGGTCGGTTTAACATTAAGTTTTATTGATTCGGTCAAGTTTCACATTTTAAGATTTATTGATTTTGAAAGGAAATAGCTACTTGAATCATATAAGTAGTCGTGTTCTTGTTAAAATTTTGTGACCAGAATCTTCAAATCCCTTTTtggatcatatttatatttatattatctatTACTGAAATATTAAATGGGATGGGTATACGAATTCAAGTCTTTATTCAGGTATATGGGTCGGGTAATCGGGTTTGTATCTAAAACCATCCCCGAACCCGAACCCAGATAAAATTTCAAAACCATCCCTATACCCGGCCCTCGAACCCGCAAACGTGGCCTGGACCCGGTCCAAAAATGTCGGATTTTGGGTTTTTCTATCGGGTACGGGTCTTTTTGCCATCCCAGATTAGAAAGCGTCCAAAGATTAACAACTACAACCAATTCAAAAGAATCGAACGACGAGGCCTAGTCAAACTAAACGCCTCACTAATAGGGTGAACAAACTTGTTTAATCTAGTAAGCAAAGTAAAACCGAGGCTATAACAAACCGAAACTTAAATAACGGCTAGAGTAACAATACTACAAAATAAACAAACAAACAGCAAAAGCCGAAACCAATGGAAAATAGAACATCCGGCCCAAAAAGGAATCTGATGACCACCAAACCTATGCCTACAAAAAAGGAAACCACATAAAAAAAATTCAACCCATCACAAGCAAAATTCCAGACTCCACAAATGGAGCTCGCTGCCTGGTTTAGATGCATCCTTGACAAGCATCTGCATCAAATGTAACATGTTAATAAATCAATTATCACGTCTACATTGGACATAAATTGATATCCAAATAACCAATCATAATACAATTTCCCGGTTAATTATAAAAGGGTTTGGTGAAACCTGACTAATGAGGTCCTTTGCAAGTGTGGAAACTACAGATTTTGAGGGGAATTTTAGATCTACTTGTGTTATCCTGCACGATTGAGTTTGACAATGCCTATTAGATATCCAAACCTTTATTAAACTAGAACACGTTGAGGGTAATATTGTAAATAGCATCATCACCTTCTATACGTATCAGAGTGCTCTTCTGCTTCAAATGGAGGGAGACCATATAGAAACTCATAGCACAAGATATCAAAACTCCGTATATCTAGACTCACATCATGCTCCTTGCTCTCCACTGCTTTAGCTTTAGCACTATATATTtactttggaaaaaaaaaaaaaaaaaaaaaaaaaaacaaataaaagaaGGTACAAATATAATGGATATGATTGCATAGAATATGCTAAGAATGTCAAGTATCTTTGGTTTACTCACCCTATTTTCTCGTGCGATATAGACATGCCCGAACTTTCCTCTTCCTAATGGTTATAAAAGTCGTGAGTACGAGACGAGTCGGTCGGGACCTTGAAGGATGGATGAGTCAGTTGAGTCGGGGACAAGTCAGTAGAGTCAGGGACGAGTCAGGAGTTGACCAACGTTACGAGTCAggagttgaccaacgttgacttttaataataaataaattaaacatatttatattacacataaatatatcTAACATAAactataaatatttcaaacataggtATATGGCACAAAATCTAATCTTAGAAAATACAGTATATTCTTGTTTACCTAACTTTGACTTCGACTCAGACCCAGGGGCGAAAGTGTGTAGGGGCAGAGGGGGGCGGCCGCCccagtggaattttttttttttcagtgtaaaaattttgggtttttcgactttgcccccggtggattttttttttttgcccccaaacctacaaattttgccccaaaaccttcaaattttgccccaaattctccaacttttgtcccaaaatcttcaaattttgccccaaaatctcccaacttttgtcccaaaatcttcaaattttgtccaaaaaaattgctacggtttaaattttttttttttgcccccggtgaaaaaaatcctagtttcgcctctgCTCAGACCCGACTCGGCCCGCCTTTTTAGTGTTGACCGACTTTTAAGACGTTTTTGGGCGAGTCAGGGCGAGCTAGTCCCCAAACGAACGTGTCGGCCGACTCTTACAACAGTGCAAAACAATACACATACATAATGATAGATATACTTTACATGTAACCAGCATACAGTTTATGAAAACAAGGTTCACACACTTACAGATAACCCTACAGTTCCTATACCAAAAATCGAAATCGTTATTCCCTTAGAAACATCAGCAACATTCCAAGCAGCACCAAATCCTAAAAATGATTCcagcctatattattattattaatacaacgcaAACATTGGGCGTCTACTAATTAGTAGTAATAGGATATTATTAGAATACTGCCTGCTGCAGCTCCACAACTGAATAGGCAAACTTTCTCTAAAGGAGCATCTTTGTGGATTTTGACAGCGCACCCTTTATGAACAACTGGGTATTCGCTGAAACTAGAAACAGCACAATCGTGATAAACTGGCTTTTGTCCTCCAATAAAAGAAACGAGTTTTTTTATCACTACGTATTACACCGTTTCTTTCCAAGCCTAATAATTGTTGGCAAATATTGCTTTTACCTGAGACACAGTGTTTGCAAGTCATGCATTCCACAAATTCAGCCACTCCTTGTCCCACACTCTCTATAATCCTGCAAAATTACCCCAGCATATTTagcaatttttatttattttaaaagacAAAGCTGGGGATTGAACCTGAGTCTCTTTTGGAAATTCCCAAGCATCTGCATATTTAGCAAATTGTAACTCGCAAAGCGAGTCGCCTCGAGATTAGTCAGCTCGCATAGCGATTCGGATCACTCGGGCCCGAAAAGAGAACCAAAAAAAGGTAACTTTAGTCACTATTACAAAATATATGTGACTAGGCGAGACACTACAGCACTATGGTGGCTATTCTACCTTCCATCCTTCCTTTTAGTGCTAAATGTTCATCTTCAATAGTTTACTAACTAAATAATCACAGAAGCCATCTACCAGTACTATAAACATAAAAACAGAATAGCATATATAAAGTTCACAACTGAATAATCAAACTTCACAATGGAATGATTCAAACATAACTTCCAAATCAACATAATAAAAAACATCACAATTGCGTATCTTAATCCATATCAGGATAATTAAACTTCACCACTGAATGATTCAACAATAATTGGAAATCAACATGAAACTTCACACTTCATATCTATAATCAAATCAGCATAATTGAAGCTCACAACTGTATGACGCCAAAATCATTTCCACAACTACATTGATCTAATAAATTGTTGGAGATAAACGGTTAAAAAGGTGCAAGTAGAACTAAGAACTTGATAAAAGAACTAAATTATACTAGTATACAAGCTTAGTGGGTTCACCTTACCACCATCTACAAATTTGAAGCAGCACAAACATCCTCATTTATACTCGAATAATCTAATCCTCTTGCACGCATTTCGGACGAGATTCTTTGTACCTCCTGAAACCTTCCTTCCTTTTCAAGACCCTTAAGAAGCTCATTAGCAACACTTACACTTGGCAAAAACCCATTATCAACCATTTCAACGTACCAAATATACCCTTCACTTAATTCGCTAATATCACAAAGACCCTTGATCATTATTTCATATGTATCTGCTTTAGGAACTAATCCCGCTGCCTTCATTTTATCAACAAGATGCTTTGATTCACCAAGTTTTCCCTCTTTCAAATACACAATGATCAAGCTATTGTATGCCATTCTATCAGGAAAAATTCCATTATCAACCATCTCATTGTACAATGCAAACGTTTTCTCTACTAAACCGTGCTCCGCATAAAAACGAATTAGTTCATTATAGATcaaacggtcaaaagtcaggttcATCTGAGACATTTCATTTATGAGTTTCTCTATAACTGTTATACCTTCATTCTTGCATCCAGAAATTAACGGATGAAATGTATAAATAGTAGGCTTGATTCCCGATACTTTCATTTTCTCATATAACTCTAAACACATGCGGCTATCTCCTTTCATAGAATAGCCAGAGATCAAGCAATTATACGTTCTTACATCATATTTAAGACCTTGATTTGTGATTTTTGAAGCCAGTTGTTCGGCTTCCTCAACCCTTCCATTTTTGCAGAGCCCGTTAATGAGTGTATTGTAAGTAACCAATGTTGGAACTACTTTATTaatcgacatttcatcaaacactttgaATGCATCTTTTATCTTCCCTCCATTACAATACCCATCAATCAGCATATTACACATGTTTGTATTTAACACAACACCTCTACTTATCATATCTGTAAATACAACCTGAGCTTCAACAAGCCTTCCATCCTTGCACAATTGGTTCAATAGTGACCCATAACTTACAGCATTCGGCTTCAACCCGTTACTCTCCATATCTTCCAAAATTTGGAAACACATATCGAATTGATGATTCCGTCCAAATCCATCAAGCAGTATGTTATAAGTTACTACATCGGGAGACACACCCATTTCTGGCATTCTTTTTATCCATTTTTCTGCTTCAACAAGATTACCAGATTGACAATACCCGTTTATCACTGAATTAAAAGTGATGATGCTTGGATTTAACCCATGAAGTTTCATTTTCTCGATTGCAAAAAGAGCCATTTGTATGTTACCCTCCCTGCAATGACCATCTACGATCGTATTGAACATCACGGCAGTTGGAACAAGTCCATTGTTGAGTAATTTCACCAAAATATCCTCAGCTTTATTGGTTTTCCCTCCCTTGCATAACCCGTTTAATAAAATGCAGGTAGTGTATCCATTAATACGAATACCATCTTTATCGACTTGTTGATACAAAGACACAAGTGCATCCACATCATTAGACCTCGAAAACCAGTCAAACATAAAACTATAACTATACGAGTCGGGAACAAACCCAAGAACCTTCATTTCTTCCCAGACCTTTATCGCCTCATCCATCCTTTTCCCTCTACAAAGACCGTTAAGCAGTGTATTAAACGTAACAAGACTCGCCTCCACATTCATACCTTTCATCATTTCGCGAATCCTAAACGCCTCATCTAAATCCCCAACTTTACAATACCCGTCAATTAACGTATTAAAGGTAACCTTATCAAGCGGCACACGTCTCTCAAGCATTTCATCGAACAGTTTCCGTGCATCCACCAACCTCTTTTCTTTACACAACCCACCGATTAAAACATTATACACAAACTTGGTAACACTAACTCTACCATTATTCCTCATCAAATCCATCAACTCCATACCCCTTTTCAAATCACCAATTTTAACAGCTGATTGAACAGCTTTCCCATAAGTAAAACTATCAACTCTAATTCTGGAATCAACAACATTACTAAATAA includes these proteins:
- the LOC139851585 gene encoding uncharacterized protein — its product is MAIRRLALLPNSATKLCSISNPKNFFCSNNNNNYSDNNNNTNDPHVQLTNLNVLLQQRQTDKALELYQSIRKNGDFPSLSTFNSLLECLVSSREYKKVLELFSNVVDSRIRVDSFTYGKAVQSAVKIGDLKRGMELMDLMRNNGRVSVTKFVYNVLIGGLCKEKRLVDARKLFDEMLERRVPLDKVTFNTLIDGYCKVGDLDEAFRIREMMKGMNVEASLVTFNTLLNGLCRGKRMDEAIKVWEEMKVLGFVPDSYSYSFMFDWFSRSNDVDALVSLYQQVDKDGIRINGYTTCILLNGLCKGGKTNKAEDILVKLLNNGLVPTAVMFNTIVDGHCREGNIQMALFAIEKMKLHGLNPSIITFNSVINGYCQSGNLVEAEKWIKRMPEMGVSPDVVTYNILLDGFGRNHQFDMCFQILEDMESNGLKPNAVSYGSLLNQLCKDGRLVEAQVVFTDMISRGVVLNTNMCNMLIDGYCNGGKIKDAFKVFDEMSINKVVPTLVTYNTLINGLCKNGRVEEAEQLASKITNQGLKYDVRTYNCLISGYSMKGDSRMCLELYEKMKVSGIKPTIYTFHPLISGCKNEGITVIEKLINEMSQMNLTFDRLIYNELIRFYAEHGLVEKTFALYNEMVDNGIFPDRMAYNSLIIVYLKEGKLGESKHLVDKMKAAGLVPKADTYEIMIKGLCDISELSEGYIWYVEMVDNGFLPSVSVANELLKGLEKEGRFQEVQRISSEMRARGLDYSSINEDVCAASNL
- the LOC139855014 gene encoding serine/threonine-protein kinase Aurora-2-like, whose product is MQMLGNFQKRLRIIESVGQGVAEFVECMTCKHCVSGQKPVYHDCAVSSFSEYPVVHKGCAVKIHKDAPLEKVCLFSCGAAAGRFGAAWNVADVSKGITISIFGIGTVGAKAKAVESKEHDVSLDIRSFDILCYEFLYGLPPFEAEEHSDTYRRITQVDLKFPSKSVVSTLAKDLISQMLVKDASKPGSELHLWSLEFCL